The nucleotide sequence GACCTTCACCGGACGCGTCATCAATCTCGGCGTGAAGGACGACGTCGTGCGCCTCGAACTGAACGATGCACTCCGCGCGAAGATTCCGGCCTCGGCGATCACGGCCTCGGATTCGGTGGGGGCGCTCATCAAGGCCGGCACCTTCACGGCGCTCAAGGATCTCACGGCGGCGACCGACAGCGCCAAGCCGATCAAGCCGAACTGAGTCCCGTCATGCCCGCTGTTCCCCTCCACGATCTCGTCGCGGCGCTCGACACCGAGCTGCGCACGTTCGACGTCCCCGATTATCCGGGGGCGGTGAATGGTTTGCAGCTCGCGAATCAGGGCACGGTCGAGCGGGTGGCGGTCGCCGTGGATGCGTCGCGCGCGGCGATCACCGAGGCGGCACTGTGCGGCGCGTCGCTGCTCATCGTGCATCACGGGCTGTTCTGGAGCGGCGCGCAGCCCATCACCGGCATCAGCTACGAGAAATACCACACGCTCCTGGCGAGCAATGTGGCGGTCTACGGCTCGCATCTGCCGCTCGACCTGCATCCGCAGCTGGGGAATAACGCCCGACTCGCGCAGGCGCTGCACCTCACGCCAAGCGGGGGCTTCGCGCGCTTCAAGACCATCGACATCGGCGTGATGGGCGAGGCGCACGAGCCCACGGCCGATCTCGTGGCGCGCGTGAGCGCCTTTGCCGCGCGCTACGGCGGCACCGTGCGCACCTCCATCCCCGCGCACGGCCGGACCACGCAACGCTGGGCGATCTGCACCGGCGGCGGCGCCTCCTCCGACACGCTGCGCGAAGCGCGCGAACGCGGCATCGACACGCTCATCGTGGGGGAAGGGCCACATCACACCACGGTCGAAGCGATCGAGCACGACCTCTGCGTGGTCTATGCCGGCCATTACGCCACCGAAACCTTGGGCGTGCAGGCGCTCGGCGAATGGCTGGAGCAGCGCTTCGGGTTGCCGTGGACGTTCCTGCACCTGCCCACCGGCTCGTAACGCGCGCATGACACTCGCACTCGAGGGGATCACGCGCCGCTTCGGGGCCGTGACCGCGCTCGAGGACGCGTCGCTCACGGTACGCCCTGGGAGCGTGCACGCGCTCCTGGGAGAGAACGGCGCCGGCAAAACGACGCTGATGCGCATCGCCTTCGGCGCGCTGCCGCCCACCACCGGCGTGGTGCGATGGAACGGCAACGTGGTGACGTTCCGCTCGCCGGCCGATGCGTTGGCCGCCGGCATCGGCATGGTGCATCAGCACTTCACGCTCGTGCCGGCGATGACCGTCGCCGAGAATGTCGCGCTGGGCGGGCAGGGGCGGTTCGATCCTGTCGCGGCGGCCACGCGCGTGCGCACCGTGGCCGCCAAGGCCGGCCTGGCGATCGATCCCGAGGCGCGCGTCGATCAGCTGCCGGTAGGTGCACAGCAGCGCTGCGAGATCGTGAAGGCGCTGGCGCGCGAGGTGCGCCTGCTCATTCTCGACGAACCCACGGCGGTCCTCGCCCCCGAGGAAGCGCAGGAGCTGCTGCGCTGGGTGCGTCGCTACGCCGATGAAGGGAACGCCGTGGTGCTCATCACGCACAAGCTGCGCGATGCCCTCGCGGTTGCCGATACGATCACCGTGCTGCACCGCGGGCGGGTGGCGCTCGCCGCACCGTCCAACGGACTCACGGCGGAGCAACTGGCATCCGCCATGCTGGGCGGCGCCACATCGGCCGCCTCGGCGGCGGTGGCCAACACGAGCGCGA is from Gemmatimonadaceae bacterium and encodes:
- a CDS encoding Nif3-like dinuclear metal center hexameric protein: MPAVPLHDLVAALDTELRTFDVPDYPGAVNGLQLANQGTVERVAVAVDASRAAITEAALCGASLLIVHHGLFWSGAQPITGISYEKYHTLLASNVAVYGSHLPLDLHPQLGNNARLAQALHLTPSGGFARFKTIDIGVMGEAHEPTADLVARVSAFAARYGGTVRTSIPAHGRTTQRWAICTGGGASSDTLREARERGIDTLIVGEGPHHTTVEAIEHDLCVVYAGHYATETLGVQALGEWLEQRFGLPWTFLHLPTGS